Proteins from one Nicotiana tabacum cultivar K326 chromosome 23, ASM71507v2, whole genome shotgun sequence genomic window:
- the LOC107802821 gene encoding hydroxymethylglutaryl-CoA synthase encodes MASQPKNVGILAMEIYFPPTCLRQEVLEAHDGASKGKYTIGLGQDCMGFCTEVEDVISMSLTAVTSLLEKYAIDPKQIGRLEVGSETVIDKSKSIKTFLMQIFEKHGNTDIEGVDSTNACYGGTAALFNCVNWVESSSWDGRYGLVVCTDSAVYAEGPARPTGGAAAIAMLVGPNAPIVFESKIRASHMSHAYDFYKPILDSEYPVVDGKLSQTCYLMALDSCYKSLCNKYEKLEGKQFSMADAAYFVFHSPYNKLVQKSFGRLLFNDFLRNASFVDESAKQILAPFESLTGDESYQSRDLEKASQQVAKPFYDEKVQPTTLIPKQVGNMYTASLYAAFASLIHNKHNILAGQRVIMFSYGSGLTATMFSLKFNEGQHPFSLSNIASVMNVAEKLKSRHEFTPEKFVEIMKLMEHRYGAKDFVTSKDCSLLAPGTYYLTEVDSKYRRFYAQKAPEHGLVNGH; translated from the exons ATGGCTTCTCAACCGAAGAATGTCGGAATTCTCGCCATGGAGATTTACTTTCCTCCTACTTGCCTTCGGCAG GAAGTATTGGAGGCTCATGATGGAGCAAGCAAAGGCAAGTATACAATTGGTCTTGGACAAGATTGCATGGGCTTTTGCACTGAGGTTGAAGATGTTATATCGATGAG CTTGACAGCTGTTACTTCCCTTCTGGAGAAGTATGCTATTGATCCAAAGCAAATTGGTCGGCTAGAGGTTGGAAGTGAAACAGTTATTGACAAGAGCAAATCCATCAAGACATTTTTAATGCAAATATTTGAG AAACATGGGAATACTGACATTGAAGGAGTTGACTCAACTAATGCCTGTTATGGGGGAACTGCTGCATTGTTCAACTGCGTAAATTGGGTGGAAAGCTCCTCGTGGGATGGCCGCTATGGACTTGTAGTATGCACAGACAGTGCG GTCTATGCAGAGGGACCTGCTCGGCCCACTGGAGGAGCTGCAGCCATTGCTATGCTTGTGGGGCCTAATGCTCCTATAGTGTTTGAAAGCAAGATCAGGGCTAGCCATATGTCCCATGCCTATGATTTTTACAAGCCCATCCTTGACAGTGAATATCCA GTGGTTGATGGTAAGCTTTCACAAACCTGTTATCTCATGGCACTTGATTCTTGCTACAAGAGTTTATGCAACAA ATATGAGAAATTGGAAGGCAAGCAATTCTCAATGGCTGATGCAGCCTACTTTGTCTTCCATTCACCGTACAACAAG CTCGTGCAGAAGAGCTTTGGTCGATTGCTGTTCAACGACTTTCTAAGGAATGCTAG CTTTGTTGATGAGTCTGCCAAACAAATCCTGGCTCCCTTTGAATCCTTAACCGGTGATGAAAGCTACCAAAGCCGTGATCTTGAGAAG GCATCCCAGCAAGTTGCTAAACCGTTTTATGACGAGAAGGTGCAACCTACCACATTGATACCAAAACAAGTTGGCAACATGTACACCGCGTCTCTCTATGCTGCTTTTGCATCCCTCATTCACAATAAGCACAACATATTG GCTGGTCAGAGGGTAATCATGTTCTCCTATGGGAGTGGATTGACTGCAACAATGTTTTCACTAAAGTTTAACGAAGGTCAACATCCTTTTAGTTTGTCAAACATCGCAAGTGTGATGAATGTTGCAGAGAAGTTGAAATCGAGACACGAG TTCACTCCTGAAAAATTCGTCGAAATAATGAAACTAATGGAGCACAGATATGGTGCCAAGGACTTTGTGACCAGCAAGGATTGCAGCCTTCTCGCACCAGGAACCTACTACCTAACAGAGGTTGATTCCAAGTACAGAAGATTTTATGCACAGAAGGCTCCCGAACATGGACTGGTCAATGGACACTGA